Sequence from the Corallococcus sp. EGB genome:
CGGAGCGCCGCCGCCCCGCCCCCGGAGGACGTGCTGGAGATGGCCGCGGAGATGGAGGTCCTCCAGGCCCACGTCGAGAAGATGCAGGACCAGCTCGCCGCCCGGGAGGCCGAACTGGCCGAGCTGCGCCGTGCCAGCGCCCCCGCCGCCTCCGGGACTTCACGCCGGGCCATGCCCGCCCTGGACGTCCCGTCCGCGCCCAAGAAGGTCGGCGAGCGCGAATAACCGCCGGCGTCTACACTTGCACCCGTGGACGCAAGCGAACGCATCTTCAAGTACCACGGCCTGGGCAACGACTTCGTCGTCCTGGACCGCCGCCGCACGGGCGTGGACATCAACGCGGAGCAGTCCCGCTGGCTGTGCGACCGGCGCCGGGGCATCGGTGCGGACGGGGTGCTCGCCATCCTCCCGTCGCCCCGCGGCCTTGCCCGCATGGTCGTCCACAACGCCGACGGCAGCATCGCGGAGATGTGCGGCAACGGCCTGCGCTGTGCGGTGAAGTATCTGGTGGACCACTCCGGCGAGCACCCCGCGCTCATCGACGTGGAGACCGGAGCGGGCGTCCTCACCTGCGAGCCCGGCTACGGCGACGGCGGCGTCGTCGGCGTGGACATCTCCATGGGCCCGGCGCGGCTGGTGGCCGCGAACCTGCCCTCCGGGCCGACCGGACAGCCCTTCGTGCGCGCCCCCGTGCCCGGCCATGAAGCGTTGCTCGGCACGGCGGTGAACATGGGCAACCCGCACCTGGTGCTCCTGGATCAACCCCTGGAGGCCGCCGAGCGCCTGGGCCCCGTCCTGGAGCGGCACCCCGCCTTCCCGGACCGCACCAACGTGGAGTTCGTCCGCGTGGACGAGGACGGTCTCACGGTCGTGGTCTGGGAGCGCGGCTGCGGCCTCACCCAGGCCTGTGGGACGGGCGCGTGCGCGTCCGCGGTGGCGGCCGTGCTGGCGAAGCGCCTGCCCTCGAACGCCTGGCTGCGCGTCACCCTGCCGGGCGGCGACCTGAAAATCCGCGTTCCGGACGACCTGTCCGACATCCGGCTGCGGGGCCCCGTGTCCTTCGTCTTCGAAGGCGTTGTCGCGCTTCCAAGGGCCCGATAGCCTTCGGTTTTCCTCTCTTCCCCCCTCGCGAGCGCCGTGGCCGGTCCCATCCTCGTCGTCGACGACGACCTGTTCTTCCGACAACTCGCCACGGACCTGCTGTCGCGCCGGGGGCACCGCGTGGTGGCGGTGGAGAACGCCACCCTCGCCCTGGAAGAGGTCTCCCGGGCGACGTTCGACCTGGTCCTCACCGACGTGGTGATGCCCGGCGTGGACGGCTTCGCGCTCACCGCGCGCCTGCGTGAGCGGGACCCCGAGCAGGAGGTCATCCTCGTCAGCACCCGCGACGACGTGCAGGGCTCGGAGGTCGCGCTGCGCCTGGGCGTGGCGGACTGCCTGGTCAAGCCCGTGGAGGAGTCGGACCTGCTGCTCGCGGTGGACCGCGCCATGGAGCGCGCCCAGCTGCGCCACGAGCGCGCGCGGCTCCAGGACGAGAACCTGGAGTTCGCCCGCTTCCACAACCTCCAGCAGCGCTGCCTGGAGCTGCTCTCCCATCCGGACCTGGAGTGGCTCCAGGAGCGCGTCATCGCGGACCTGGGCGCGGTGTGCGA
This genomic interval carries:
- the dapF gene encoding diaminopimelate epimerase, translated to MDASERIFKYHGLGNDFVVLDRRRTGVDINAEQSRWLCDRRRGIGADGVLAILPSPRGLARMVVHNADGSIAEMCGNGLRCAVKYLVDHSGEHPALIDVETGAGVLTCEPGYGDGGVVGVDISMGPARLVAANLPSGPTGQPFVRAPVPGHEALLGTAVNMGNPHLVLLDQPLEAAERLGPVLERHPAFPDRTNVEFVRVDEDGLTVVVWERGCGLTQACGTGACASAVAAVLAKRLPSNAWLRVTLPGGDLKIRVPDDLSDIRLRGPVSFVFEGVVALPRAR